Proteins from a single region of Candidatus Polarisedimenticolia bacterium:
- a CDS encoding heparan-alpha-glucosaminide N-acetyltransferase domain-containing protein: protein MSVPTSPAGPIHRIASIDLIRGGVMILMAIDHVRVYSGLRPGGPTPGIFFTRFVTHFCAPAFVFLAGTSAFFHGRRHAGLPRFLLIRGAWLVLLELTLLRAAWTFNLDFAHYEMAGVIWAIGWCMILMAGLVKLPIAAIGALGVAVIAGHNLIDPHLGELIPALGESRLAGLRKILYLEFFAGPIRFGSDGPTLLVLYSIVPWIGVMAAGFAFGRILMLEPARRNRIGLGLGAIVLFVLRGFNLYGDPRPWGAAAEGSGGSPPMPAWAAFFYVLHIPLIHALALLVSRIRLGEVSPWLFANHPMGNPPPPEGYTWSLPLLYLVWAVAIVMLYYACRWFAGIKARRKDWWLGYL from the coding sequence GTGAGCGTCCCGACCTCCCCGGCCGGACCGATCCACCGCATCGCGTCGATCGATCTGATCCGCGGTGGGGTCATGATCCTGATGGCCATCGACCACGTGCGGGTCTATTCCGGTCTCCGCCCGGGCGGTCCCACGCCCGGGATCTTCTTCACCCGCTTCGTCACCCACTTCTGCGCGCCGGCCTTCGTCTTCCTGGCCGGGACCAGCGCCTTCTTCCATGGCCGGAGGCATGCCGGCCTCCCGCGGTTCCTGCTGATTCGCGGCGCCTGGCTCGTCCTCCTGGAGCTCACGCTCCTGCGTGCGGCCTGGACGTTCAACCTCGATTTTGCGCACTACGAGATGGCGGGCGTCATCTGGGCCATCGGCTGGTGCATGATCCTGATGGCGGGGCTGGTGAAGCTGCCGATCGCGGCGATCGGGGCTCTCGGCGTCGCCGTGATCGCGGGGCACAACCTGATCGATCCGCACCTGGGGGAGCTGATCCCGGCACTCGGCGAGAGCCGCCTGGCCGGGCTGCGGAAGATCCTCTACCTGGAATTCTTCGCGGGGCCGATCCGGTTCGGGTCCGACGGCCCCACGCTCCTCGTGCTCTACTCGATCGTCCCATGGATCGGGGTGATGGCCGCGGGGTTTGCGTTCGGAAGGATCCTGATGCTCGAGCCGGCGCGGCGGAACCGGATCGGCCTCGGCCTCGGGGCGATCGTCCTCTTCGTCCTCAGGGGGTTCAACCTCTACGGCGACCCGCGCCCGTGGGGGGCCGCGGCGGAGGGATCGGGCGGCTCGCCTCCCATGCCGGCATGGGCCGCGTTCTTCTACGTGCTCCACATCCCGCTGATTCACGCGCTCGCGCTCCTGGTGTCCAGGATCCGCCTGGGAGAGGTGAGCCCCTGGCTCTTCGCCAACCATCCGATGGGGAATCCCCCGCCGCCCGAGGGGTACACGTGGAGCCTGCCGCTCCTTTACCTTGTCTGGGCAGTGGCCATCGTGATGCTCTATTACGCATGCCGCTGGTTTGCCGGCATCAAGGCCAGGAGGAAGGACTGGTGGCTGGGATACCTGTAA